The genomic interval GCGCGGATCACATTCGATCCGCGCCCCACAGTCATTTCCTGCCGTACTGGTGATCTTTACTGGTCGCGGTACATCTCGGCGACCAGGAACGCCAGGTCCAGCGACTGGCTCCGGTTGAGCCGCGGGTCGCAGGCCGTCTCGTAGCGCTGGTGCAGGTCGTCGACGAAGATCTCGTCGCCGCCGCCAACGCACTCCGTGACGTCGTCACCGGTCAGCTCGACGTGGATGCCGCCCGGGTGCGTTCCCAAGCCCTTGTGCACCTCGAAGAAGCCCTTGACCTCGTCCAGTACGTCGTCGAAGCGACGCGTCTTGTGGCCGGAGGCTGCCTCGAAGGTGTTGCCGTGCATCGGGTCGGTCACCCACACCACGGTGGAACCGGACGCGGAGACCTTCTCGACGAGCTCGGGAAGCTTGTCGCGGACCTTGTCGGCGCCCATGCGGACGACGAACGTCAGCCGGCCGGGCTCACGGTCCGGGTCGAGCTTGTCGATGTACTGCAGGGCCTCGTCGACCGTGGTCGTGGGGCCGAGCTTCACACCGATCGGGTTGCGGATCTTCGAGGCGAACTCGATGTGCGCACCGTCGAGCTGGCGGGTGCGCTCACCGACCCAGAGCATGTGGCCCGACACGTCGTACAGATGGCCCGTACGCGAGTCGACCCGGGTCAGGGCGGTCTCGTAGTCCATGAGCAGCGCCTCGTGGGAGGCGTAGAACTCGACCGTGCGGAACTCCGCGGGGTCGGTCCCCGCTGCCTTCATGAAGTTCAGCGCGTTGTCGATCTCGCGGGCGAGCTGCTCGTAACGCTGCCCGGACGGGGACGACTTCACGAAGTCCTGGTTCCAGGCGTGCACCTGGCGCAGGTCGGCGTAACCGCCGGTGGTGAAGGCGCGGACCAGGTTCAGCGTCGATGCGGACGCGTTGTACATCCGCTTCAGGCGCTCGGGGTCCGGGATCCGGGACGCCTCGTTGAACTCGAAGCCGTTGACGGAGTCGCCGCGGTAGGTCGGCAGGGTCACGCCGTCGCGGGTCTCGGTCGGCTTGGAGCGCGGCTTGGAGTACTGACCGGCGATCCGGCCCACCTTGACGACGGGCACGGAGGCGGCGTACGTCAGTACCGCGCCCATCTGGAGGAGCGTCTTGAGCTTGTTACGGATGTGGTCGGCGGATACGCCGTCGAAGGCCTCGGCACAGTCGCCGCCCTGCAGCAGGAACGCCTCGCCCTTGGCGACGGCTCCCAGTCGGGCGCGCAGCTGGTCGCACTCGCCCGCGAAGACGAGCGGCGGATACGACTCGAGGTCCGCGATCACATCGCGCAGAGCCTCGGCATCGGGGTACTCAGGCTGCTGCGCCGCGGGAAGGTCTCGCCAGGTGTTGCCACCGTTAAGGGTGGTCTTAGCGTTCACGGTCACCCCACCAACATTACGGGGTCAGGCCGGTAGTCCATCCCCTGGCTCAACAAGTGAGACAGCCCTGTTCCGCGCACCCGCGCTCGGCGCCGCCAGCGCCAGCCCGCGATGGGCCCGGCGCAGCATGGTGCGGGCCATGAAGGGATGCACCCGCTCGACCGCTCCCCAGTAGAGCCGCCCGCGCAGGCTGCCGGTCTTCACGACCGTGCTGAGGACGATGTGGCCGGCCTCCTCGTCGACGAGGATCGAGGCCCGGGCGAGCAGGCCCGCCGTGTCCACCCTGAGCAGCAACTCGCCGCCGTCCTGCGCGATTACGGGAAAGGAATCGCGCAGGATCCCCGTCCAGGCGCGCGGATCGCGCGGCATGCCCGGCAACAGGTCCATCTGCCAGGCGTCCTGGAAATCGGGCTGCTCCAGTGCGGTACGGATCAGCCGGGCGGTGGCCGGGATCTCGACCGCGACCGGCTTGTCCCAGTCGAGCCGGTGGAGCAGAGCGACCCAGGGCGACCAGCGGACGGGGCGTGCGACCGTGCCGGTTGCCGCCCGCTCGATGTTGTCGAAGAGCTCCTCGATCACGGTGCCGTGCACGGCTCGTACCGCCGTCAGCCAGGCGATTCTGGCGGCGCCGCGCTGGTCCTGTTCCAGCACGTGGCGCACGACGCACCGGTCCTCCCCCACGGGCTCGACGGTCAGTTCGTGGAAGCCGTTGTCCGGCGGTGAGAACGCGAAGCGGATACGGCGCCCCGGTTCGTACGCCACGACCGTGTAGCGCACCGGGCCATGGCCTCCGTCGGCGCCGACGCCGAGCGGCCGGTCGAGGCGTATCGGGGCCCAGGCGGGGGCCGGAAAGACCGGGTCGTCGTCGCTGGAGAGC from Streptomyces spiramyceticus carries:
- a CDS encoding DUF2867 domain-containing protein, which produces MMTKVRNVHERHVQAPAEAVGALVDRLSSDDDPVFPAPAWAPIRLDRPLGVGADGGHGPVRYTVVAYEPGRRIRFAFSPPDNGFHELTVEPVGEDRCVVRHVLEQDQRGAARIAWLTAVRAVHGTVIEELFDNIERAATGTVARPVRWSPWVALLHRLDWDKPVAVEIPATARLIRTALEQPDFQDAWQMDLLPGMPRDPRAWTGILRDSFPVIAQDGGELLLRVDTAGLLARASILVDEEAGHIVLSTVVKTGSLRGRLYWGAVERVHPFMARTMLRRAHRGLALAAPSAGARNRAVSLVEPGDGLPA
- a CDS encoding class II 3-deoxy-7-phosphoheptulonate synthase, with translation MTVNAKTTLNGGNTWRDLPAAQQPEYPDAEALRDVIADLESYPPLVFAGECDQLRARLGAVAKGEAFLLQGGDCAEAFDGVSADHIRNKLKTLLQMGAVLTYAASVPVVKVGRIAGQYSKPRSKPTETRDGVTLPTYRGDSVNGFEFNEASRIPDPERLKRMYNASASTLNLVRAFTTGGYADLRQVHAWNQDFVKSSPSGQRYEQLAREIDNALNFMKAAGTDPAEFRTVEFYASHEALLMDYETALTRVDSRTGHLYDVSGHMLWVGERTRQLDGAHIEFASKIRNPIGVKLGPTTTVDEALQYIDKLDPDREPGRLTFVVRMGADKVRDKLPELVEKVSASGSTVVWVTDPMHGNTFEAASGHKTRRFDDVLDEVKGFFEVHKGLGTHPGGIHVELTGDDVTECVGGGDEIFVDDLHQRYETACDPRLNRSQSLDLAFLVAEMYRDQ